One Malania oleifera isolate guangnan ecotype guangnan chromosome 9, ASM2987363v1, whole genome shotgun sequence DNA segment encodes these proteins:
- the LOC131164575 gene encoding uncharacterized protein LOC131164575 has protein sequence MATAPVKSQPLHNFSLSLLKWGNKNQMNNHRCRRRESPPEDRRSPASEQESESERENAKTAVGSRPGKNRFGVASCSSVEKSQKHAAKESVETVEEEKEKEKEKGEGDEKPWNLRPRRAVGKVGVEIGGGGLKSGGELQNTVPAVTAAPAVQQNENLPKSMRLRGFAEAQGTEKKEKRKFWISLSRDEIEEDIFVMTGSKPARRPRKRAKNVQKNLDNVFPGLWLVGLTPDAYRVPDAPAKR, from the exons ATGGCGACGGCGCCGGTGAAGTCTCAGCCTCTGCACAACTTCTCTCTCTCGCTTTTGAAATGGGGCAACAAGAACCAGATGAACAACCACCGCTGCCGGAGGCGGGAGTCTCCGCCAGAGGACCGTCGTTCGCCGGCTTCGGAGCAGGAGTCGGAATCCGAGCGGGAGAACGCTAAGACCGCGGTCGGATCGCGGCCCGGGAAGAACCGGTTCGGAGTCGCCTCGTGCTCGTCGGTGGAGAAATCGCAGAAGCATGCGGCGAAGGAGAGTGTGGAAACTGTTgaggaggagaaggagaaggagaaggagaagggcGAAGGTGATGAGAAGCCGTGGAATCTTAGGCCGAGGAGAGCCGTGGGGAAGGTTGGGGTTGAGATCGGAGGAGGTGGCTTGAAGAGTGGGGGAGAATTGCAGAATACAGTGCCTGCGGTGACTGCGGCTCCTGCAGTGCAGCAGAATGAGAATCTGCCAAAATCGATGAGGTTGAGGGGTTTTGCGGAAGCACAAGGGAcggagaagaaggagaagagaaagtTCTGGATCTCACTATCTCGGGACGAGATTGAAGAAGATATATTTGTGATGACTGGATCAAAGCCTGCTCGCAGGCCGAGGAAGAGGGCGAAGAATGTACAGAAGAACCTCGAT AATGTTTTCCCCGGCTTGTGGTTGGTTGGGCTTACACCGGATGCTTACAGAGTTCCTGATGCTCCGGCGAAG AGGTAG